A window of Brevibacterium ihuae contains these coding sequences:
- a CDS encoding helix-turn-helix domain-containing protein, giving the protein MGRPPSIPAEKKTRIVLSVLAGEMSIAEAARKEKVSEQSIGRWKAEFLEAGKTALVAGRSGPSSREEQLEAEVAELTEALGEAHLEARVWKKSAEGRLGPSRTSR; this is encoded by the coding sequence ATGGGTAGACCACCCTCGATTCCGGCGGAGAAGAAGACCCGGATAGTGCTGAGCGTGCTGGCCGGCGAGATGTCCATCGCCGAAGCGGCACGCAAGGAGAAAGTCAGTGAGCAGTCCATCGGACGGTGGAAGGCCGAGTTCCTGGAAGCCGGCAAGACCGCCCTGGTGGCCGGCAGGTCCGGACCATCCTCCCGAGAGGAACAGCTGGAGGCCGAGGTCGCCGAGCTGACCGAGGCCTTGGGCGAGGCACACCTGGAGGCCAGGGTGTGGAAGAAGTCCGCGGAGGGCCGGTTGGGCCCTTCGAGGACCTCGAGGTGA
- a CDS encoding heavy-metal-associated domain-containing protein yields MATMRFSVSGMTCGHCEMSVREEVQEITGVTDVEVSHETGQLVVTSEAGVDSAAVVAAVEEAGYQAVPA; encoded by the coding sequence ATGGCTACTATGAGGTTCTCTGTCAGCGGTATGACGTGCGGTCACTGCGAGATGTCGGTGCGGGAAGAAGTCCAGGAGATCACCGGCGTCACCGATGTCGAGGTCTCCCACGAAACCGGACAGCTCGTCGTCACCTCGGAAGCCGGCGTCGACTCCGCGGCGGTCGTCGCGGCGGTCGAGGAGGCCGGCTACCAGGCGGTGCCTGCGTGA
- a CDS encoding IS3 family transposase, protein MIRVEAGVSTARFCQLFDMLERTWRRWQAKARTGTAVKGPWPQPGRQAARELVVKHALAHPAWGHRKIWAMVRHDGHVVSEATVLRILRDEGLILPAQYQRERRKLAERRKAAFATEPSGPNQVWQLDFSEFETTTGGTWRLAGCRDYWSKYEHPFHVSPTGNQHDAIDAIELVLADYEAMFGHPLVEACPVDPETGELLPVVTIVTDNGGPFRFFRFESFIAAHPELHHVRTRVKTSGQNGSRERGFGTLKYERLYLDEIDDAIVLAERAEDYRIEYNELRPHEAISWNRPKEVHLGLADPTTPTFKTKEILPTT, encoded by the coding sequence GTGATCCGCGTGGAAGCGGGCGTGTCGACCGCGCGGTTCTGCCAGCTCTTCGACATGCTCGAGCGGACCTGGCGCCGCTGGCAGGCCAAGGCCCGCACCGGGACGGCGGTGAAGGGACCGTGGCCGCAACCGGGACGGCAGGCCGCCAGGGAACTGGTGGTCAAGCACGCGCTGGCCCATCCGGCGTGGGGGCATCGGAAGATCTGGGCGATGGTCCGCCACGACGGGCATGTGGTTTCCGAGGCGACCGTGCTGCGGATCCTGCGCGACGAGGGGCTGATTCTGCCCGCGCAGTACCAACGGGAGCGACGGAAGCTGGCCGAGCGGCGCAAGGCCGCGTTCGCCACCGAGCCCTCAGGCCCGAACCAAGTCTGGCAGCTGGACTTCAGCGAGTTCGAGACCACCACCGGAGGGACCTGGCGGCTGGCCGGGTGCCGGGACTACTGGTCCAAGTACGAGCACCCCTTCCACGTTTCGCCCACCGGGAACCAGCACGACGCGATCGACGCGATCGAGTTGGTCCTGGCCGACTACGAGGCCATGTTCGGTCACCCGCTGGTCGAGGCCTGCCCGGTCGATCCCGAGACCGGTGAGCTGTTGCCCGTGGTGACCATCGTGACGGACAACGGCGGGCCGTTCCGGTTCTTCCGCTTCGAGTCCTTCATCGCCGCCCACCCCGAGCTACACCACGTGCGCACCCGAGTGAAGACCTCGGGGCAGAACGGGTCCCGTGAACGCGGCTTCGGCACGCTGAAGTACGAACGGCTCTACCTGGACGAGATTGACGACGCGATCGTGCTCGCCGAGCGGGCCGAGGACTACCGGATCGAGTACAACGAGCTCCGGCCCCACGAGGCCATCTCATGGAACCGGCCCAAGGAGGTGCACCTGGGCCTGGCCGACCCCACCACCCCGACATTCAAAACCAAGGAAATCCTGCCAACTACTTGA
- a CDS encoding four-helix bundle copper-binding protein has product MSHVVSMIETHPAGAQGVDKDTLAACIAACFECAQTCTACADACLSEEMVADLAACIRADLDCADVCITTGNVLSRLTGTNPEVIRSLVETCRTVCRACAEECEKHAQMHDHCRICAEACRRCEEACAALLKALP; this is encoded by the coding sequence ATGTCGCATGTAGTTTCGATGATTGAGACCCACCCTGCGGGTGCGCAAGGGGTCGATAAGGATACGCTCGCCGCCTGTATCGCGGCGTGTTTCGAGTGTGCGCAGACATGCACGGCTTGTGCCGATGCGTGTCTGAGCGAAGAGATGGTGGCCGACCTGGCGGCGTGCATCCGCGCCGATCTGGATTGCGCGGACGTCTGCATCACGACCGGCAACGTGCTCTCGCGGTTGACCGGCACCAATCCGGAAGTCATCCGGTCCCTGGTGGAGACGTGCCGGACGGTGTGCCGGGCATGTGCGGAGGAATGTGAGAAGCACGCTCAGATGCACGATCACTGCCGCATCTGCGCTGAGGCGTGCAGACGGTGCGAAGAGGCGTGTGCCGCGTTGCTGAAGGCCCTGCCCTGA
- a CDS encoding heavy metal translocating P-type ATPase: MAVQPADTSLARGSEPQTVAVELDIEGMTCASCANRIERKLNKLDGVSASVNYATEQARVTAPAGFDLQRLLTTVEDAGYQAQLPTTAGPADDGDSTGGDRKDRELEVLRQRLLVSVVLAVPVILISMIPALQFTYWQWLCLTLAAPVIIWGGWPFHRAAWINLRHGAATMDTLISVGTLSALAWSLYALFFGTAGEPGMTHAFELTVEPTDGASSIYLEVGAGVIMFVLLGRYFEKRSKRRAGAALRALLELGAKDVGVLRDGTEVRIPTTDLTVGDEFVVRPGEKIATDGVVVSGSSAVDESMLTGESMPVEVSEGDTVTGATVNSGGRLVVRATRVGSDTQLAQMAQLVEQAQSGKAEIQRLADRISGVFVPIAIAIAVATLGAWLGAGFPPAAAFTAAVAVLIIACPCALGLATPTALLVGTGRGAQLGILIKGPEVLESTRKVDTVVLDKTGTVTTGSMTLQTVHPAAGVAAEELLRLAGAAEAGSEHPIARAITRAATEQLGTLPDVESFANREGKGIQAVIDGHLVVVGRTTMLDDWSLTLPSALAHAKTAAEDKGHTAVVVGWDGHARGVLTVADQIKDTSAEAIAQFRALGLTPVLLTGDNTTVADHVASQVGIEQVIAEVLPADKVRVVAQLQGTGRVVAMVGDGVNDAAALAQADLGLAMGTGTDVAIEAADITLVRGDLRSAADAIRLARRTLGTIKGNLFWAFAYNTAAIPLAALGLLNPMLAGAAMAFSSIFVVSNSLRLRTFTSQTAEAPSTTAVPSDRELTTQQNSRKTTLS, translated from the coding sequence ATGGCCGTCCAGCCCGCTGACACATCGCTCGCTCGCGGCTCCGAACCGCAGACCGTCGCTGTGGAGCTCGACATCGAGGGCATGACGTGCGCCTCGTGCGCGAACCGGATCGAGCGCAAGCTCAACAAGCTCGACGGCGTCAGCGCCAGCGTCAACTATGCCACCGAGCAGGCCCGGGTCACCGCACCTGCCGGATTCGACCTCCAGCGTCTCCTCACCACGGTGGAGGACGCCGGCTATCAGGCCCAGCTCCCCACGACTGCCGGACCCGCAGACGACGGTGACTCCACTGGAGGGGACCGCAAGGACCGCGAGCTGGAGGTGCTGCGTCAACGACTGCTCGTCAGCGTTGTGTTGGCGGTGCCGGTCATTCTCATCTCGATGATCCCTGCCCTGCAGTTCACCTACTGGCAGTGGCTGTGCCTGACCCTGGCCGCCCCGGTCATCATCTGGGGCGGCTGGCCGTTCCACCGCGCCGCCTGGATCAACCTCCGTCACGGTGCGGCGACGATGGACACCCTGATCTCCGTCGGCACGCTCTCGGCCCTGGCCTGGTCGCTCTACGCATTGTTCTTCGGCACCGCAGGAGAACCCGGCATGACCCACGCCTTCGAGCTGACCGTCGAACCCACCGACGGAGCCTCCAGCATCTACCTCGAAGTCGGTGCCGGCGTGATCATGTTTGTGCTGCTCGGCCGCTACTTCGAAAAGCGCTCCAAGCGTCGGGCCGGTGCGGCGCTGCGTGCCCTGCTCGAACTCGGCGCGAAAGACGTCGGCGTGCTGCGCGACGGCACGGAGGTGCGCATCCCGACCACCGACCTGACCGTCGGGGATGAGTTCGTCGTCCGGCCGGGAGAGAAGATCGCCACCGACGGCGTCGTCGTCTCCGGCAGCTCCGCCGTCGATGAGTCCATGCTCACCGGCGAATCCATGCCCGTCGAGGTCAGCGAGGGTGACACCGTCACCGGCGCAACCGTCAACTCCGGAGGCCGGCTCGTCGTGCGGGCCACCCGCGTCGGGTCAGACACCCAGCTGGCCCAGATGGCCCAACTGGTCGAACAGGCCCAATCCGGCAAGGCCGAGATCCAACGCCTCGCCGATCGCATCTCCGGGGTCTTCGTCCCGATCGCGATCGCCATCGCCGTCGCAACCCTGGGTGCTTGGCTCGGTGCCGGCTTCCCACCCGCAGCAGCCTTCACCGCCGCTGTTGCCGTCCTCATCATCGCCTGCCCCTGCGCCCTGGGACTGGCCACCCCCACCGCGCTGCTGGTCGGCACCGGACGTGGCGCCCAGCTGGGAATCCTCATCAAGGGCCCCGAGGTCCTCGAATCGACCCGCAAGGTCGATACCGTCGTGCTCGACAAGACCGGCACCGTGACCACCGGGTCCATGACCCTGCAGACGGTCCACCCCGCCGCAGGCGTCGCCGCCGAGGAGCTGCTCCGCCTGGCGGGTGCGGCGGAGGCTGGCTCCGAACACCCGATCGCCCGCGCCATCACCCGCGCAGCCACCGAACAGCTCGGCACCCTGCCCGACGTCGAGTCCTTCGCCAATCGCGAGGGCAAGGGGATCCAAGCTGTCATCGACGGTCACCTCGTCGTCGTCGGCCGGACCACCATGCTCGACGACTGGTCCCTGACCCTGCCGAGTGCCCTGGCACACGCGAAAACCGCAGCCGAGGACAAGGGGCACACCGCGGTCGTCGTCGGGTGGGACGGCCACGCCCGAGGCGTGCTGACCGTTGCCGACCAGATCAAGGACACCAGCGCCGAAGCCATCGCCCAATTCCGCGCCCTCGGCCTCACACCCGTGCTGCTGACCGGTGACAACACAACAGTCGCCGACCACGTCGCGTCCCAGGTCGGAATCGAACAGGTCATCGCAGAGGTGCTGCCCGCCGACAAAGTCAGAGTGGTCGCCCAACTGCAAGGAACCGGCCGGGTCGTCGCAATGGTCGGCGACGGCGTCAACGACGCGGCCGCACTGGCCCAGGCCGACCTCGGCCTGGCGATGGGCACCGGCACCGACGTCGCGATCGAAGCCGCCGACATCACCCTGGTCCGGGGAGACCTGCGCTCGGCGGCCGATGCCATCAGACTGGCGCGCAGAACACTCGGCACGATCAAAGGCAACCTCTTCTGGGCCTTCGCCTACAACACCGCCGCGATACCGCTGGCAGCTCTCGGACTGCTCAACCCCATGCTCGCCGGCGCCGCAATGGCCTTCTCCAGCATCTTCGTCGTCAGCAACAGCCTCCGGCTTCGAACCTTCACATCCCAAACCGCGGAAGCGCCAAGCACCACTGCAGTGCCGAGCGACCGCGAGCTGACCACCCAGCAAAACTCACGGAAGACGACGCTCTCATGA